Proteins co-encoded in one Candidatus Ryanbacteria bacterium CG10_big_fil_rev_8_21_14_0_10_43_42 genomic window:
- a CDS encoding 30S ribosomal protein S12, which produces MPTINQLVRKGRKKVEAKAKTPALRRGFNTLKSRPVDYASPFKRGVCVAVRTMTPKKPNSALRKIARVRLTNGMEVTAYIPGIGHNLQEHSVVLLRGGRVKDLPGVRYHVVRGVLDTSGVEGRKTGRSKYGAKKPKE; this is translated from the coding sequence ATGCCTACGATTAATCAGCTGGTTCGCAAGGGCCGAAAAAAAGTGGAAGCAAAAGCAAAAACGCCGGCATTGCGCCGCGGTTTTAATACGCTTAAGAGCAGGCCGGTTGATTATGCTTCTCCGTTTAAACGGGGAGTGTGCGTTGCGGTTCGTACCATGACACCTAAAAAGCCAAACTCGGCGCTTCGTAAAATTGCGCGCGTGCGTCTTACGAACGGCATGGAGGTAACAGCGTATATTCCCGGTATCGGACATAATCTGCAAGAGCACTCCGTTGTATTGCTTCGCGGTGGGCGGGTAAAAGATCTTCCCGGCGTACGTTATCATGTGGTGCGCGGAGTTTTGGATACGTCAGGTGTGGAAGGGCGTAAGACCGGACGCAGTAAATATGGAGCTAAAAAACCTAAGGAATAG
- a CDS encoding 50S ribosomal protein L28: protein MTKSCLICEKSSVMGGKRKLLRGHYNPTKWERKYPNLQWATLPSGERVKLCTRCIKRGKHLEHVQ, encoded by the coding sequence ATGACAAAGTCTTGCCTTATATGTGAAAAATCGTCCGTTATGGGCGGAAAACGCAAACTGCTCCGCGGACACTATAATCCCACTAAATGGGAGCGAAAATATCCCAATCTCCAGTGGGCAACGTTGCCGTCCGGCGAACGTGTAAAACTCTGTACACGCTGTATTAAGCGCGGAAAACATCTGGAACACGTGCAGTAA
- a CDS encoding site-2 protease family protein translates to MDDSVIGFIFQIAILIMSVVVHEVSHGFVAYILGDQTAKYAGRLTLNPLNHLDPVGSLLVPAATILFGGFMFGWAKPVPYNPYNLRDQKWGPGLVAAAGPLSNIFIAFIFGSVIRLSGFFPAEISIALTEVAVLVVLINIILAVFNLVPIPPLDGSKVLFSLLPYHLRYIEEFLERYGLFLLLIFIFFFFNLLLPIIGILFRLFTGTSF, encoded by the coding sequence ATGGACGATTCTGTGATAGGTTTTATATTTCAAATTGCCATATTGATTATGTCCGTGGTGGTGCATGAAGTATCTCATGGGTTTGTGGCGTACATATTAGGAGATCAGACGGCAAAATATGCCGGTCGTCTTACGTTAAATCCGCTTAATCATCTTGATCCAGTGGGTTCTTTGTTGGTTCCGGCCGCTACCATTTTATTCGGCGGATTCATGTTTGGTTGGGCAAAGCCGGTACCGTATAATCCGTACAATCTGCGTGATCAGAAGTGGGGTCCCGGACTGGTTGCGGCGGCAGGACCGCTTTCCAATATTTTTATCGCATTCATATTCGGTTCAGTTATTCGCCTGAGTGGTTTTTTCCCGGCGGAAATAAGTATTGCTCTTACCGAAGTTGCTGTTTTGGTTGTTCTTATTAATATTATTCTTGCCGTATTTAATTTGGTGCCAATTCCGCCGTTGGACGGCTCGAAAGTTCTCTTTTCTTTACTTCCATATCATCTGCGCTACATAGAGGAATTTCTTGAGAGATACGGCCTTTTTCTCCTTCTTATCTTTATCTTTTTCTTCTTCAATCTTCTCCTACCCATAATAGGCATATTGTTTCGATTGTTCACCGGAACAAGCTTTTAG
- a CDS encoding 30S ribosomal protein S7, whose amino-acid sequence MRRKRNYARNIAPDTKWESKRLARFINVIMWDGKKTVAEKVVYDALDIVGKKASVENPITVFDLALDNVAPNVEVRSRRVGGANYQVPVEVRGTRRMALAMRWVISAARARKGMPMAQRLSEEIIAASNNEGTAIKKKQDTHRMADANKAFAHFKF is encoded by the coding sequence ATGAGACGAAAACGAAATTACGCACGAAATATTGCGCCGGACACAAAATGGGAATCCAAGCGGCTTGCCCGATTCATTAACGTGATTATGTGGGATGGGAAAAAGACAGTGGCTGAAAAGGTAGTGTATGATGCTCTTGATATTGTTGGGAAAAAGGCATCGGTAGAAAATCCTATAACTGTTTTTGACCTGGCTCTTGATAATGTGGCACCGAACGTGGAAGTGCGTTCCCGTCGTGTGGGAGGTGCTAATTACCAGGTTCCTGTGGAGGTGCGGGGTACGCGTCGTATGGCACTTGCTATGCGGTGGGTAATTTCGGCGGCACGTGCACGAAAAGGTATGCCGATGGCACAGCGGTTATCGGAAGAAATTATAGCGGCATCGAATAATGAGGGAACCGCCATTAAAAAGAAACAGGATACTCATCGTATGGCGGATGCGAACAAGGCCTTTGCTCACTTCAAGTTTTAG